The Merismopedia glauca CCAP 1448/3 genome includes the window CATGCACGTTATTGCGGGGTTAAACCCATAAGCGGGCGATTAAAATCGCGCCTATACAACCAAAGTCCGCCTTCGCGGACTAAATTCAATGTTTATAGATATTTTTATCTCTGGATTTGTTGGGTTTCCTATCGTCAACCCAACCTACCAAGACTTTTGAAACAGATTCCAGGACAGCCGAGACGGCTATCCCACAAGAGTTGCTTCTGAGACTAATTGTGCTATAAAAAGAAGCATAATTAAGATTTAACCCAGCTATAGCGCCATGCACCTCAAACACGGACTCTCAGCCGCCCTCATCGGTACATCCATCGCTCTAGTGCAATCCTACAGCCAAACGGCTCATGCCTTAACTGCGCCAGAAGTGAGCAAAATAGCCAAACAGATTACCGTGCGGATTGAATATCAGGCTGGTGGGCGAAAGAAGCAAGGTTCGGGGTTTATTATCAAAAAATCGGATAACAAATACTATGTCGTCACCGCTTATCATGTAGTGGCAGATGAAGCTAAATACAGCCTGATTGCTCCAGATGGAGAACGCTACACCTTAGATAAGCAGAAAATTAATCATAAAGAAGGGACGGATTTAGCGGTAGTTGAATTTACCAGCAGCAAAACCTATCAACTAGCCAAGACGGGGAATTCAGATGATGCACCAGAAGGAACGACTGTGTATGTCGCGGGTTTTCCAGCAGCTACTTCTACGGTGACGAGTTCTGAATTATATCGGTTTTTAAAAGGGGAAGTATCGGCTAATGCCAGCCAACCTCTAGCTGAAGGTTACTCGTTAGTTTATACTAACCCGACTTTAGGCGGAATGAGCGGGGGGCCAGTATTAAACGACCAAGGGGAAGTGATAGCGATACATGGCAAGGCAGAAACTCAAGCTCAAACGTCTGGAGATAGCATTAAGATCGCCAGTACGGGGAATAATTTAGGAATTTCGGTCAATACATTTTTGAGATTGGCTTTATTGGATACGGGAGTGAAAGCGCCGCCAGTGCAGGTAGCTACAGCACCTAAAGCTGATGATTTGTATTTAAAAGGGACGGATTTATCTGAAAAGAAAGATTATCGAGGGGCGATAGAGGCATATAGCAAGGCACTAGAAATTAATCCGAAGTATGCTAAGGCTTATTTTGATAGAGGTAATGCCCGCTATTACCTGAAAGAGTATGCCCAAGCTATAGCAGATTATACCCAAGCGATCGCCCTAGATCCCAAATATGCTTTTGCCTACTACAACCGAGGTAATGTCCGCTACGAACTCAAACAATACGACCAAGCTATTGCAGATTATACCCAAGCGATCGCCCTAGATCCCAAATATGCTTTTGCCTACAACAACCGAGGTAATGTCCGCTACGAACTCAAACAATACGACCAAGCTATTGCAGATTATACCCAAGCGATCGCCCTAGATCCCAAATATGCTCAAGCCTACTACAACCGAGGTAATGTCCGCAAGGAACTCAAACAATACGACCAAGCTATTGCAGATTATACCCAAGCGATCGCCCTAGATCCCAAATATGCTTTTGCCTACAACAACCGAGGTGTTGTCCGCAAGGAACTCAAACAATACGACCAAGCTATTGCAGATTATACCCAAGCGATCGCCCTAGATCCCAAATATGCTTTTGCCTACAACAACCGAGGTATTGTCCGCTACGAACTCAAACAATACGACCAAGCTATAGCAGACTATACCCAAGCGATCGCCCTAGATCCCAAATTGGCTCAAGCCTACAACAACCGAGGTTTTGTTTATTATGACCAGAAAAAGGTAGATGCAGGCATAAGTGATTGGCGCAAAGCACTCAGCATTGACAGTCAGATTTCTGATGCAAAACTAGCTTTAGGAGTGGCTTTATATAACCAGGGTCAGCGAGATGAGGGTTTGCGGTTATG containing:
- a CDS encoding serine protease, translating into MHLKHGLSAALIGTSIALVQSYSQTAHALTAPEVSKIAKQITVRIEYQAGGRKKQGSGFIIKKSDNKYYVVTAYHVVADEAKYSLIAPDGERYTLDKQKINHKEGTDLAVVEFTSSKTYQLAKTGNSDDAPEGTTVYVAGFPAATSTVTSSELYRFLKGEVSANASQPLAEGYSLVYTNPTLGGMSGGPVLNDQGEVIAIHGKAETQAQTSGDSIKIASTGNNLGISVNTFLRLALLDTGVKAPPVQVATAPKADDLYLKGTDLSEKKDYRGAIEAYSKALEINPKYAKAYFDRGNARYYLKEYAQAIADYTQAIALDPKYAFAYYNRGNVRYELKQYDQAIADYTQAIALDPKYAFAYNNRGNVRYELKQYDQAIADYTQAIALDPKYAQAYYNRGNVRKELKQYDQAIADYTQAIALDPKYAFAYNNRGVVRKELKQYDQAIADYTQAIALDPKYAFAYNNRGIVRYELKQYDQAIADYTQAIALDPKLAQAYNNRGFVYYDQKKVDAGISDWRKALSIDSQISDAKLALGVALYNQGQRDEGLRLWREGVKLLGKTPTLQFLKENNAWSNIILKDAAKLLKDPRL